Part of the Varibaculum massiliense genome is shown below.
CTTCACCCAACTCTTCCTGAGAGTTTTTGTCATCTTATTTTCCACAGTTACCAGTTTTGTTTTCCTTGCCCTTTGCCTGGGGACAAGTTCTCAATATACGTTTTAGCGAGTTTTTCGATAGGCTTAAGGCATCATGGCTACACAAAATAACCCGCAGAAGAAAAAACACTGGTGGAACAACATCGCGGATGTTTACCGCGTAACTAAACGCAGCTATTCCTGGATTGGGTGGGCGATGCTGGCTGCCCTGCTGTCAGTTCCCCTCATCGTGTTGATAATCTGCTTTCTGGTTCCCTTCAGTGTCGGGCGCAGCATCTTTTACGTAATTGTCGGACTCTCGCTGGGGATGTTGCTGGCCACCACCCTGCTAACGCGTCTGGCCAATAGCGCCATGTATAAGCAGCTAGAGGGGGTTAAAGGTAATGTTTATGCAGTTTTGCGTTCTATCAAACGCGGCTGGATTGTTGAGCAAGAACCGGTAGCTATTAACCGTAAACAAGACTTGGTTTATCGTCTGGTAGGACGACCCGGAATTGTGCTTATTTCGGAAGGCCCCTCCTCACGCGTTAGCGAACTACTCAATGACCAAGAGCGCAAATGCCATCGGGTTGCCCCCTCGGTACCTATCCATAAAATCCAGTCGGGGCAGGGGAAAAATCAAGTTCCCATCGGGAAGCTGCTGAAAACCATTAACCGCTTGAAGAAAGAAATCGGCAAGGACGAAGTTCCGATTGTGGGGCAACGCTTGCAGTCTTTACAAAATAAGGCCTATCGCCTCCCCGGCGGGGTGGATCCGGCTAAGGCAAAAATGAATCGCCGGATGTTCCGCGGAAAATAGTAGCTGCGGGTCTGCTTCGCCTCGAAACGCTAACTCAGCAAGAAACACCTGGTTACTTGGCGTTTTCCTGAGGAGTGCCCAGCACCTTGTCTAAGAGTGCTTTCGAAGGACGCAACTCGGTGACGCTCTCATCAACTTCCCAATCCCCTACGGGACGTGAAGACCAGATACGGGCGGAAAAATTCCCCGGCTCGCCCTCAAAAACCGTCAGAGAAGCATTCGAAACCGGTTTGGTAGCTGCCAGGGCAAAAGTAATTTCCGGGGTGTTCATATAGGACCAGTAACGAATGATGGCTCCATGCGCCACAATCACTGCGCAGCCGTCCGCGCCCACCTTGTCGGCAGTCACTGCCACCACCCGGTTAAAACGCGCTAAAGTTTCTGCGCCGCTTTCCCCACCCTCCATTCTTACTTGGGTATCGCCCTGCATCCAGGCGCCAATAGTACTTACGTACTGCTCTACCGAGGTCATATCGGTAGCCATTTCCAGCTTTCCTGCCTGCACCTCATTGGCATCGCCGCTTTGTACTCGGGTTAGTCCGAATCGTTCTTCTAAAGGCTGGGCAGTTTGGTGGGTACGAATCAGATTCGAAGTCACAATCAGCTGGGGATCTGGCAGGTGAAGCTGTTCCCAGGTTTTTAGCGCCGCACGCGCCTGACGCAGCCCCTCGGGGTTCAGCGGGGCGCCTGGCTCAGCAGTGTCCAGGGCGCCAGAAATGTTAGCGTTAGTTTGCCCGTGTCGCATCAAAACCAGTTTCATAGTTTCCTTTCTTAGGAGTTGTAAAAGACCCGTTCCATCACTGCCCGCGCCCGGCGCGCCCGGCGTAAATAGTCTTCCCGCAAATCGTTCTCTTTACCTAGCGGATAGCCCAGCAGGCGTGCCAAGGCGTGAGCCGGGGCAGCCGCAGTCGGTAAATAGTCCAATTTATTACCACTCATCCGGTTAGTGACCAGCACATTACCGCAACGAATCCGGCATCCTAACATCCAGGCTGCTACCAGGGCATCGCGATCTGTTTCCGATAGCATTCCTTGCCCCGTGGCTACCGCCAGAGCTTGCAAAGTGCCGGTTACCCGCAGATCCGGGCAGGAATCTGCCCCCTGCATCTGCAGCAATTGGGCTACCCACTCCACATCGCTAAGTCCCCCGGGGCCTAGTTTTACGTGCAGGGAGGAGTCTTGACCGCCGGGAACTCGCTCGTTTTCCATCCGGGCTTTCAGTAGCCGGATTTGCCGAATCCCGCCCTCATCAATGGGACGCTCATAGCGCAGCGGGTCAATAGTTTTGCTAAAACGCTCCATTAAATCCTGGTCGCCCCAAAAGGCGCGGGCTCGCAACAATGCCTGCAATTCCCAAGGTTCCGCCCAACGTTCATAGTAGTCGCGTAAGGCGTCCAGGGAACGCGAAATGACCCCATCCTCGCCCTCGGGACGAAGCCCGTAGTCAACTTTCAAACTGGGAGCTGTCGCTGGTCGGTTCATTTCTTCTTGCAGTCGCGTAGCGAACAAGACTGCTATCCGGGAGGCTTCGGGGGCAGGTAGCTTCGCGTTAGTGCGCAAAG
Proteins encoded:
- a CDS encoding DUF4191 domain-containing protein; translated protein: MATQNNPQKKKHWWNNIADVYRVTKRSYSWIGWAMLAALLSVPLIVLIICFLVPFSVGRSIFYVIVGLSLGMLLATTLLTRLANSAMYKQLEGVKGNVYAVLRSIKRGWIVEQEPVAINRKQDLVYRLVGRPGIVLISEGPSSRVSELLNDQERKCHRVAPSVPIHKIQSGQGKNQVPIGKLLKTINRLKKEIGKDEVPIVGQRLQSLQNKAYRLPGGVDPAKAKMNRRMFRGK
- a CDS encoding histidine phosphatase family protein, with the protein product MKLVLMRHGQTNANISGALDTAEPGAPLNPEGLRQARAALKTWEQLHLPDPQLIVTSNLIRTHQTAQPLEERFGLTRVQSGDANEVQAGKLEMATDMTSVEQYVSTIGAWMQGDTQVRMEGGESGAETLARFNRVVAVTADKVGADGCAVIVAHGAIIRYWSYMNTPEITFALAATKPVSNASLTVFEGEPGNFSARIWSSRPVGDWEVDESVTELRPSKALLDKVLGTPQENAK